The genomic window TGATCCCGGAGGAGATTAAATGTCTCTGCTGTAATCTAGCCACGTACCTAGCAAGTTAGAAAACCAAATGCCTAGCTGAAGCTCTGACCTGGATATAATTAATTTGACACAGATTTCTTATAGGTATAAGCAGTGGCGTAGCACGCAGCCCCTGCAAGGTATAATTACAGTGAGGACTTCAATCAAATTAGCCCCATGTAAAGCAATACAAGTTACCCGTACAAAACACGCATTAATTTCCTTTTATTTAGTGACGAAAGCATTCCCTCGACGTAGCTTAGTGTGACATGGTTGATATTGACTGAGTCTTCTGTtcatctcccccttctctctcagaAACAGACTTGCTGTATGCTGCTAAGGTCTACAGGGACGACCGCCTGCGTAAGAAGGCTGAGCTGATGACCATGGATAACTGCAAGGAGCTGGACAGACTAAATGACCTGTTCAGGGGGGGCTGAGCCCGCCCGATGCCGCAGGCTCCCACAGGACGCTTTTAGAAGAGATATATGAATAGATATATAATATGTatgtaaatgtttttgtttttttaggaAAACCATGGAGATTGAAAGGAGGAAAAATAAAAATAGCCTTACCGTTGACGTTATAAGttgtccccatccctcccccagtaCCCATCTTTCCATCCTCCTCATCACCCCCTCCTTCCTGGGAACTGCCTTGCTGCATCTCAATGAACCAACTGAAGAATAGACCAACCTCCCAAAACACTTGAACCACAACTTTTTCTCTTCTATCTTTGCTTGTCTTTTTGTGTTTTCTGGAAATAAGAACCCACTCTGGAAATGAACACTGACTGGAAAAGCAGAAGGCATTGTGGTGGTGCCTCGAGTATTGAAGCGCCAAGCATTCTGCTGTAACAAGCAAATCACCGTCTTCACTCTAGATAACTACTTCACCTGCTTGACTTAAACAAGATTTTTAGGCTCATCTGGAGATGCTGCCCTCCTTCCAATCCATGCGTTAGCAGTGCTAGTATTGTGAGGAACCCAGAGAATGCTTCCTAGCTACCACAGTGGAACCCACAGTGGAACCTTGTGTGGAGTTACATGGACCTTGAAGTTCATTCCACAGATGAAGAAATGACCACGGTCTCACTTGAACTTTTTTTTGCCTGGGAAAAAATGTGAAGTTGGAACCATAATCTTCATCAATTGTATATTTTTCATTTCGAATGTTTGAAAATTTATGGAGTTATTTAAGTAGAAAAACCAGGTTTTTCTTCATTGCTCGATTTAATCATTTGAATAAACAATAAATTATTACCAGAAGCAGTTTTGATTTGTTTCGAGCACAAGAGCTTGTGCAATTGTGTGTATGAAGCAGATGGAAGGGCAGGTTAAACACCCTTTTAAAATGTGTTCATAGTACTCAGACTGTAGGCCCATTCTCTCCACATAATGTTCTCCCTGGCATACAGATCTGTTACTCTAGTAGTTTGTATACAGTCTCACTTTCATTTTGCAAGAAGCCTTGTTCTCAACCTAATATGGCCTCACCATATGAGGCTTGCAAAAGATGTTGTGGATTTGTATGGCTACATGCTCCGGCTTGGTACCCAAACAGGTTGGTACTGTGATTCTTAAAACTGAAATGCAAGTAAACTAGAAAGGAGACTTTGCTGTTTTTCCTGGAAGTCCATGAGAATTGTGGTGTTTCTGAAAAATACACAAGTTATAGGCCTACAGTGATTATCACGTGTATTgatcagtggtgggaaaagtactccattgtcatacttgagtaaaaggaaAGATACTTTgtaattttctatgaaggtatgtcacccagtaaaatactaagtATTTGGTGTTAAATGTAAATGGTTTTAAATGTAGCAAAACTAAATGGAACTGCTAAAATGTACgtaggtagtaatagtataaACCACTTCAAATGCtgtatattaagcaaaccagcaCACTTTTCTtgccttttttaaattttttaaattgACATAACTGGGCACATAGACAATTTTCAAAGGAAGCATTTGTATTTAGTGAgtgccagatcagaagcagtagggatgacaatggatgttctcttgatgtgtgtgaattggaccagtttcctgtcaaaatgtaagtacttttgggtgtcacggaaaatgtatggtgtaaaaaagtacattattttctttagaaaaGTAGTAAATTAAatgttggcaaaaatataaatggtaaagtacagatacccccccccccccaaaaaaaaaaaaacctacttaagtaaaaatacttaagtacTACACTGATTAATATTGCCTTAAAATAGAAAGCAAGACCAATTTATCAGTAAAAACCATAAAATCGGTCATGAATATACGTTTGTTCGTGGCATGCATGAACTTCGAACATCTGTGGGCGTTGAGTGACCACGTGTACTGTAAGTGCCATGTATCTATTGGCACTGATAGGTTTATTGTTGTCACGTGACTAATCCCACATCCGGGAAGGGAATTGCATGACAGACGATGTGTTGACACCGAATAGGACCAATAGTGTAACATTTGGGAAAGtgtgaaattgttttttttaccGACGTTTGGTGCAGTCATTTAACTTTGGATTCACATGCCGACCAATTGCAACTATTTTCTAGCGCCGGTGCTGTCATCATGCATCATAACAGTTGTATCCCGGTTTTTCTCACTGGCTTACTATCTTTCTATggatgtctgagctgtgtgtcatGTAGTAAGGAACCTGAAACACCGGACTGGCGGATGACTTTAAAAACCATTCGCAATGGGATCCATAACATTGACAAATACCTCAACGTTGCTCTGGACTTATTTGGAGGACAAGATGGACTGTGTCACTATGAATGCAGCGATGGTAAGGTCTCTcaggccacacacacagtcagtacttGTTGGTAATGGCAATAAAAACATGGCCATAACTACTTTGCTTATTATGCAGACAAGCCATTTATTAAAAAGCTCAGTTGAAAGTGATTATGTTCCACATACAAAGCAGATAAGCACCACTGTAGCTATCTTGGGTTGTAAAACCATTAAACTGGTACAGTGCCACCTCCAACACACACTGTAGTTTCTCTGAACAGGTTCTCTCAACAAGATGAAAGAAGATCTCTGAACACCTCTACCTTTGCTCTTTCCTTGCAGGTTACAAACCAGAACCCCGGCCTGGTTACAAACCAAACCCACCCAATGGATGCGGGTCACCCCTGTTCGGATTCCAGGTGAGCTAGTGTCATGTATGAAGCAGTGGTCTTCCCTATTAGTCATGTGGGAGGTGCAGTGTGGGCAGACTGTTGTCCCAGTCCAGCACTGACCCACCTGGTTTAGCAACTCATGTTTTTTATGATTAGCAGAGATCTGTGTTtcaggtcccccccccccacacacacacaaaatgtattttattttattgtcacacatatgtgcagtgaaatgtgttgttttacagggttagCCATAGTAGGGCGGCTCCCCTGTACGGCGACCATTGTTTATAGGAATGTTATTACACCTGTCATATTATATATTGCTTTGAATATTTGTGAGCATTGATCTAATGGTCATCTCTTTTGTCTAATCTACAGTTTGACATCGGCATCCCGTCCTTGACCAAGTGCTGTAACCAGCATGACCGTTGCTATGACACCTGTAACCGTGATAAACACGACTGTGATGATGAGTTCCAGGAATGCTTGGAGACCATCTGTAGGAGATTACAGAAGATGTTGGGACTGGCCCAGAGTGTCCAAGGTAAGATGGCAACTGGGTTGTGTTTATTAGGGCATGCAACAGAAAACGTTTTACAGCGGAACACGACAATGTGTTTCTTATTGTAGTTCCTGCCAGTTTCAGTCTGTTTTCGTCCATCCTGTTTCTTTCTGTTTTCTTCCATCCTGTTTCTTTCTGTTTTCTTCCATGTGTTGCCTATTGAACACCACGCTGATTCATGTATTGATATGCTCCCAGTGTTGAACACAGAGTAGGACTTGACTCAAGCATTCCTCACAGTTAATTCAATAATGTGCCCACCATCTTGTAGCCTGGTTAAATCATACTGCACTCACCATTGTCAATTGTTTCACTTTCTCTTCACTGGTGAGTTCAGCATTCAGTCAGGTTTAACCAGTCTAACAATCTTGCTGGTGCGGAAGATCATACAACTCCCCCTGATGGTATTTCTGGTGAGGTCTATAATTTAGGGTGAGGTCTATATCCATAATAGGGCATGCAACAGAAAACGGGTGGTTcaagtcctgaatgctgattggctgaaagccgtggtatatcataTCATACAACGGGTATgaaaaaaatgtgtatttttactGCACCTattaagttggtaaccagtttataatagcaataagtcaccctgttttttttgtgtatggccaatataccacggctgtgttgtgtcgtgcataagaacagcccttagccgtggaatattggccatataccacaccccctcgggccatATTGCTTATAGTACTGCAATGTTGAGGGAGctagcacaagcatttcactgcaccttttatacctactgtgcacgtgacaaataacatttgatattGATTCATTTTTCTGTGTGTTTCATATGTCTGTATATAATGATCAAGTCGtgtttccatgtctctctctatacAGCATGTGAGAATACTGTGACCCTGCTGTTTGAGGCTGTCATGCACATGGGGTGTAAACCTTACATGGACAGCCAGAGAGACTCCTGCATATGCAAATTTGAAGTCAAGAGGGATCTATGAGCTGCCATCCAGAGGGGATTCTGGAATAGTCAAGCCACCAGAGAAATATTGAAGTCAATATCTTCCCAATATCTTGGGATAGAGCTGTGGAAGTTTCCATTGATAACAATGTGCGAAGCCTTGTGAAGGGGCCTGGATGTGCTCTCAATTAATGAACGTTGGGTGATCTGAGTTTTTAAATTGCTATTTGATAATTTTGTAGAATTGTTCTCCTATGCAAAGGTTGTTTAGTGGTTGTTGTCATGTATGCCATTTGCGCtcatagcgtttcaatcggtgacgtcactcgcaaGGGCTGaggattttgtggagcgatggttaacaatgctttgtgggtgtcagttgtcaatgtgtgcagagggtccctggttcgagcccggcgagggtacggactaaagttatactgttacacttctCCGCCCATGCATTGGCTATATAGACTGCTTTATTTCGCATGTGTGGCTACTGAATATGAGCAGCGACAACGATGAGAGTGGACACTTGTACATTCTCTTGAACTACGTTTTGCATATAGGGTATAGCCTCCCTTTTAGGAGGATAATTTGCAGGCGGAGACAAATAAATGGGTAAAtaatatttattgaaaatgaaaggaTCGCTCACCATAGCCTATCCGCGCGTTACGCCTTTTCAATAATTTTTATTATTGCACCTTGACTAACGTTGGTTGAGCGTCCTCCACTTCTTTCCATTATAATTTATTTACAGACACTAGTCTAATCATATTTAATGTAATTTTCTTGAAAAGACGACTGCCACTTGATTCTCCTCCCACGCATAGGCAGCCTACTCTATTTCAGTGACACCAGACTATAATCTCGCGGGGACTAATTCATGTGGAAAGATGAAACGGCGAGAATCTGTCAATGCACATGTAGGATTATGTGGTTGATGAGCAACATTGAGGGGTTCAATTCATCTGCCCGGGCGCCCGACAATGCGTGTTTTTTTTACCAGGTGAAAGTTGATTGCGTTTGTTTTGGAACCGGCCTGCCTCCTGGGTGTGAGACAGGTGCCGGTTCAAAGCCCACGGAGAAATCCGCTCAAAACGTAATTAGCACGTGGAGTAAAGAGTACGGTTCTGTGTTTTCACATGTAAAAGTGATTTGCTTTTGCCAAAAAAAGCATCTGCTTTATTAATAAAAACTAGTTTGAAAATGCAAACATATTTTGAATGGAAAAGAGATGTAGGCCTATGTATGTTTCTGGGTGATGCACCTTGTTGACAGAGCGGCACAGACTACTGTTTGACTTGAAAAGGCACTCCTCCTCCCTTAGTGCTTTTGCCAATTCACGTCAAAGGACATACCGATGCCCCGCGGTTCAccattttatttaaaaatgtgtACTTTTTTTAACATTGAGACCCAGAGTCGCTATTTCAAGGGATACATGGCCGAAAATGCCGtaacaatcaatacattacagaattaaaacatgcaacaatttgatCCAGCC from Oncorhynchus masou masou isolate Uvic2021 chromosome 20, UVic_Omas_1.1, whole genome shotgun sequence includes these protein-coding regions:
- the LOC135507060 gene encoding LOW QUALITY PROTEIN: group XIIA secretory phospholipase A2-like (The sequence of the model RefSeq protein was modified relative to this genomic sequence to represent the inferred CDS: inserted 1 base in 1 codon); its protein translation is MPTNCNYFXSAGAVIMHHNSCIPVFLTGLLSFYGCLSCVSCSKEPETPDWRMTLKTIRNGIHNIDKYLNVALDLFGGQDGLCHYECSDGYKPEPRPGYKPNPPNGCGSPLFGFQFDIGIPSLTKCCNQHDRCYDTCNRDKHDCDDEFQECLETICRRLQKMLGLAQSVQACENTVTLLFEAVMHMGCKPYMDSQRDSCICKFEVKRDL